In the genome of Populus nigra chromosome 19, ddPopNigr1.1, whole genome shotgun sequence, the window tctaataaaaactttaaattgaaaaatcaaaatagattaataataaaattaataaaagaagatGTAGTTTAAATGTAAACTTGATAATACCCGATGTCATTTGATTAATGTATATTATGATGTTTGCCCAAAacttgtgtgtgtatatatattatgggTGGGTTACTTAATATACATGCTCCATGGTCAACCAATCGGCCGTACAtgatattaagaaattaatattttaaatattgtattCTTCTTGAAAGATCCTGGTTGGATTTATcgatatattattatttgttttaatatttaaaaattatttttttgttttaaattaatttttaaaattttttttaatatgttaatgtcaaaaaatcaacttcataattattttagaaatcgTTTCCCACCCGCTCCCCTTTCTTGAAAAACTCAGAATGTTaggttcttttttgtttttttgctaaaaatctTTGACAACAATTAACCCGCTTTCATCAAAACCTAAATTTGGATTGGCTTGCgctcaactttatttttaaaaaaggggttctgttgatattaaaaaaaggttatgGTTAATGGGTTCTCTTAGAATACTAATTATGAAGAGTCATTTaatattctaaattaattttctgtGAACACTTAAAAGAATtgtcatataaaataatatttatataatatagatAATCACTATCATTGCTTTtcgtttaaatatttaatttttattatttttaataaattcaataaaaaatattaaataataaatttacttaAATAATGCCTAACATGTGGACTGAGCATGCTTGTAATTATCTTTTATCGTAGACTTCATTTAAGTATGTTTTGACACGACTgtcactggaaaaaaaaaatactttttctgCTTTTTGAGACATAAATTACAgagaatataattataaataaaataaacacattttttatttattactgtttctagaatgaaaaatgaaaaattattggaATCTCTAAGATCAGCTAGCATCTATTAATACAAGAAAGATCCATCGATCTTCCTATCTTACGAGTTACGAGCACTGTGGAAAAACTTCCCCTCTCTTTCTTAAATTAACATTCGCGCATGAAGCTTCGGGCTTCCCGTTTTCTTCGAGTGCTATATTTACATCCTGCAACAAAATCCCTCGACAAGGGATGTTCTTGCTGCAATCAAATTTAACAGCTACATCCGAAGCACTAGTTCCCTTGATGTTCTTGTACATCACATTGCTTATTTGCACAGCCGAGGTCTGCCAATATAGGAGAAGAATGGTTTATGACTTGTGTTCTTTAGATTATTGAAATCTTCATTAGTGCTACTCAAGGGGTGATCGTATTTAAAGGTGATGGGGTCATATGTGCATTACCTGTTCTTCGCATGGACTGTCTTGATCACAGTAGTTTTGATTGATAATTATGGGATTTGTCACATTACGCATTACCACATTTTGAAATACTATGTTCCTGGCATATCCAGAACCTCCCTGCAATTCCCAAGAAATATGAACATAATATCATTAATTCGTCTGCAATAACATAATCATTTAGCAGACAGCCCACGAAAAACACACCCATATATACTAATCATTTGCTTATAACACCAGAAATTTATATCAACCATCTAGTACTGCCTCCTCTGTCAAGTACAAGAAGTTATTTTGGAACAAGTGTCATTGCATTGACTGCATTGTTTATAAATTCTAACTGTCAATCAGTCAATTAATCAAAATTAGTAAACATTCCACTATTGAAGGATGTGGTCAATTATCATGAATCCTAAGTATTGTTCCTACtgtttcaaaaagaaaatagaaaaatatgccATCGTATCCACGACCAGCGGGTCAAAGATGTTGCTTTTCAcagattttatttctttgttttttgttttggttacaGCAGATTTCTTTCTTTAGGTAGCCTTATTGTGGGCTCCCACGTCTAATTCAGAAATCAGCATATTAATCTTGTGCAACGTCCATGTTTCTCAGTGCTCTAGGCCCAAAATTCTACGAGGTCAGGATTGCTGACTTTGCCCCCATTTCAAGCTAACTGATTGTTTTATTCATGCTCGTGCTTAACATAATTCAGCATACTGAATTGCCtccacaaatatatatatatatatatatatatatagacacacactgTGTGGTATTAATACTATAGATGATTCATCTTTTGTAGTGCATATGACCCTGAAGCTGTGAAGTGCATATGCCCCATAAAAGATGATGAGAATGACTCTAATTACCTGCCAAGTCTTGATTCTGACTCCGTTGGTGGTTCCTGAAATTGTTGCTCTATTAACAAACACGTTTGAAACTTCGGCCCCTGAATTATCTGCTCCCAGGCTACCAATACTGCAAAATAGCCCACAAAGCAAGCCTTAGATTTAGGAAGAAAAATCATGTAAGAAGACTCTTGTACACCTTGAAAGTCAGATTGCATTGGTTGAACTTGGTTAATAATTAGGTACAAAAAGTCTATTAGCAGTTGAGATGGAGACCTTATTCCATGACCTGGTCCGCAGGTTATGTCAGTGGCTTCTACATTCTTAGACCCGCTCACTATTGAAATACAATCAtcaccttcaaaacataaatatcaGTTTATTAGACAATAAGTTTCGGTAAAGgattcaaattgaaatttaattttataaaatatgttgtTATATCATTTGCTTTTGTGGCTATCAAGCTCTTGTGTTTATCCAAAGTGGTATGTTTACCTGTCCTTATGACACAATTTCTTATCCTGATGTTTTGGGTGCCGGTGACATGGATGCCATCGGTGTTTGGGCTCGTCTCCGGTGCAATTACCATGAGATTCAAAGCTCTGACATTAACACAATTTTGGAACGAAAGATGCATTTGCTGTGCATTTTGGAATCTCAGGTTGGCTACTATCAAACTCTTGCATTCCAAGAAGGTGACGGCCTGTGAAACAAATATATAGATTCTTAAGACCAAAACGTAAAAGAGAAAACTGAAATACCTCGTTAATCTCCAGGTTTCAGGAGTTAATTTATGGGCTAATAACAAGGTGATCGATAGGACCATGAACTTACAGTTGGTGCATGTTGGCAAGGCTGCAAAAAAGGAAGACaagggaagagaagaagagaccgtgattagtttttttaaaaaaaatatagtggtACCAAATTGATTGCAAGATCAAATGGGaagatttaatatttaaatatacctggcttttgttgattttgcaagaatttTCCCACCATATTTTCCCATTGCCATCGATAGTGCCACCACCTCTAACTCTGAAATTTTGTACATTTTCGAATACGAGCCAATGTCTTCTATCATTCTCATAGTCGCTTACTTTAGCAGACGCTTTGATTGTCCCAAAAATCTGGTGTGTTAAGAAGAAGCGgctaatatcatttttttattaatcaattacaATATTTCAACATCCGTGATTACagggactcaattaaatttcatgatgtttgtgcttatatatatatatatatatatatatatatatatatatatatatatatatatatatatatattgaaaaaaatgcatgtagataaaaaaaaaaaaaaaaggtagtcCAAAAGTTCGATTGATTTGCACAAAAGTCTTAACATTTCTATTCAAATATGAATGATGATCCAAATCCATTTAGATATAATGGTCCCCtttgattaaaaaagatttacttTTTAGTCCCTAAGCTGCAACTTTTTGTGTCTTTAGATGATTTTTGTCGAGCAGCTTTCCAGTGGTAAATCTCTAGCTCTGCTTTAGGATACGCCATGGAGGATCAATACAAACACAAATGCCAttatttaaatttctatttacTGCAACTGCCATTATCTATTTATAGAATTTCCGTGATTCTTTTCAGGTTATTTAATTGCTAATTGTATACATCATATTCATATAGAAATACTGTGCatatatgcatgcatgcttGAACTCACCTTGAACACAAGATCAGATTCACAAGGGCCTGAAAATGTCACTGGCTTGAGATAATAGATTTTGTTCTTAGGGATCACGATAATGGCACTTCCTTTAGAAGAGCAAGCCTCCTCCCACGCTTTCTTAAATGCCTAACAAAGTGCCAACAATAAATCCCCAGCATTGCAGCCGTAACAAAAGATTaagatttaataacaatataaatacaattaataatattatatttcattttcgTCAAATTAGTTATACCTGACTATCATCTGTTCCATCAGCTTTAGCTCCAAAATCGTCCACATTCACCACCTTTGCTGAACTCACAGGAGCGCTTGCTTGATCAAGTCTGGCTACAACTTTGGCCTCAAAATTGAGTAAACGTGGAAATATATGCTTCACATCGTCGTCTTTTCTATCAATGGTGCTAAAATATGGACGATAATTTCTCGAATCAATATAGCTATGGGTATGCTCAAGTACATTGGCAACCGGGCTCTCTCGGTAAGTACTGCTAAAACAAGAGACAAAGgagggcaaaaggatgagaagCAGGAGCAAATGTCTTGGTGGGTATTGTGGATGCATTTTGTCTACTTTCACTTTTTGAGGAGAGCAGAGGCAGACAAATATTGAAAGATCTGGTAAAGCTGCTACTTGTTAGCTAGAATAATCGGAGGTATGgatgttaaaattatttgtcGTGAGGTGTGCATATATATAGAAGATACACGGATGGACAAAAGTGGACTTGCTtttcaaagagagagagagagagaagaaaaggaggtgAAGACTTCGAAGAAACAATGGCtgctcaaagaaaaaaatatatgactcAGAGAGGTATGGACAGAGATGCAAGAGATTGAGACGAAAGGATTGTTGGGCTGGTAGCCgactttttttaattcacaGTTCTTTTCTAGCtctgaagaaaatcaaaatggcTATTAAGTTAATTAGTTAGTAAGAAAATATTAGTCTACCCTCGTACATGTTTGATGCTTGTTCACCCAACATCCACACGCATGGCGATGATCGAGGTGATATGTTACCGAACATAATTTGTATACCTGCTTTAATTTTGTGTGTGTGATTAGgtaactaattaacaaatgatgaatatatataattggaacaaataaagaaaagatcaacaaattttaataaataaaatatatatccatGATTTGGACACTGTCAATACACTGTAACCCGGCCCGgatatcttcttttttcttaagagtTTCAATttcgaataattttttatgataaataaaaataaaaagcattttatACAAGCTAGAGTGTCTACTGATATATAAATGGTATTGTACCAATTTCATAAATAGCAAACGAATATTTCAATgctgtaagaaaataattttcatgtatGTTTGTATAAGATTTTTGTATGATTTGTACTGTATATTACTCTAAATGTATAtccatataaaaataagaaactgGTATTgaggaaattaattaaaaacaacaccacgcgaaaatcaagaattttatcattgaaaaattgCAGccaattttatcattgaaaaattgCAGCcacttatttaatatttaatatgaagtatttaatcatgtttgtttttttgctttaaaagtgtttttttaaaaaaattaaaatgtttttatttttttctttgcttcaaattaatattttttattattttttattattttaatgtactgatatcaaaaataattttttaaaaataaaaaaatatattattttaatatatttttaaataaaaaaaatttaaaaaaacaactaaaatcaaaacagaagAGAGTGCTGGACATGAAGATTACTGGACAGAATGTAAAATCACTTACAAAACATTATATAGCTACTTATTTCCTAAACTCCTTTTTTAATTCACAAGGTgtattaattgagatttttgtAGTTGTATctgaattaattaatattattatatatgtattCGGTCTAGATTTTGGGTTCTCACTTAGAAGATTACCTAAAGTGTTGAAGATTTATTTTCACATATGTTAATATGTGAAAATATGTTAATATGctttaattgaatttgattcaTGCCTGTCCTTATTCCAAGTGTGTTACATGTTAGCTACAGTGAGCACGTCCTTACTAtatccttaattaattaatttaatttaattataattaagggTAGCTAGCGatcaatcaaatttattaactaATTGTTGAAATTATGATTGCAGCATTTCTTGAACATAGGATTTGGCATAATAATTAAGGTGTTATAATTCGGCacccatttatttatttcatgatttttcgTTACTGGTATTTGACAATTTGGTATTTATCCACCTCTGACAAGCTGCAGGAGATTGCCATGGACGTACAATTTGATGCTGTTGATTTCCAAAAGAGAGACTGGTTTTGACCGCTCACATATTTGTGCAAAGATGGAACGCTTGGAAATATTTGTATGTGTCAACGCTGAATTTCAAGCGCAGAGAATATTTCTATAGTCAACTTCACCAAGgaatacttttaattaataaaaagtgGAAGATCCATTTCCACTCACTGGCGACCCTCTaaagaatacatgatttttgCTCTTAATTTAGGCCAGTTCTCAGCTGCTTGTAATTTCTAGGAAAGCCGCGCAATACGAAAATCAACAAGTCTTTGAATTGAtggatattaatatttttcatgttcttttaattgattCCCATGTGTtgtagaaaatattatatataaaaacattaccAGCCATTGATAATATCATCAATGCAttgaacctctttttttttaaaaaaaaaaaagcaaaatcaaatatcataaGTATTAAATTGATATGAATGTAACTTCGAGGGGTTTAACTCAATTGGGTAGAttctaagtttgttttttagatgtcacgagttcgagtctcacaaatcttAGAATCGCTGAAAAATTACATGGTTTTTAACTTCAGGGTCAGTATGATTAGTCGAAATGCGCACATGAACCGGACAtctaagttaataaaaaaaattgatataaatgcTGGCCTTTTCTTCTTTACCTGCCACGgaatcataatcataattttcatcaacaaataaatctgtattaaaaaaaccacatgCTAATATTGTAATCGAGACAGAATACAGGGGCAGAAATAAGAGACCTGAAACTGGGATTTTCtatgtaattaattaagttaGGGGGAGTTAGCAATATTTTAGGTGAATTGGCCATAAGCGTGAGGGAAGGAGAAGGTAAGATTGTGGTAAGAGAATTGAACTTGCGTGTGCTTCCAAGGGGATTAAAAGAACAAGTAATTGGTACATCATCATCATTCAGACTTGCCGTGGTGTGTTTGGGAAACAAAGCCGAAGGTATGGGAGGGGAGGGTTTTGTGATCTAGGTTTGTTGCCATTGCAACAAGGATTCTCTGTCTTTATGACATAATCAAGGATAAGACTCCGAGTTCATGTCTTAACCCCCAATCTATGAAATGTGTAGTTGCAAAACATGTTActttaaatttagcttttttaaaaaaattaagaaagtaaTCGTTCTCGAAGCAATTTACATTTATTGAAATTTCCAAAGtcaaatgaaattattattaaattgcaTTCTTGCACCCTACAtgataattattgatttaaaaaatgtcTGATTCGGTATTATCCGGGGAAGGAGAtggaaaaacacttttttaa includes:
- the LOC133679481 gene encoding polygalacturonase QRT2-like, coding for MHPQYPPRHLLLLLILLPSFVSCFSSTYRESPVANVLEHTHSYIDSRNYRPYFSTIDRKDDDVKHIFPRLLNFEAKVVARLDQASAPVSSAKVVNVDDFGAKADGTDDSQAFKKAWEEACSSKGSAIIVIPKNKIYYLKPVTFSGPCESDLVFKIFGTIKASAKVSDYENDRRHWLVFENVQNFRVRGGGTIDGNGKIWWENSCKINKSQPCQHAPTAVTFLECKSLIVANLRFQNAQQMHLSFQNCVNVRALNLMVIAPETSPNTDGIHVTGTQNIRIRNCVIRTGDDCISIVSGSKNVEATDITCGPGHGISIGSLGADNSGAEVSNVFVNRATISGTTNGVRIKTWQGGSGYARNIVFQNVVMRNVTNPIIINQNYCDQDSPCEEQTSAVQISNVMYKNIKGTSASDVAVKFDCSKNIPCRGILLQDVNIALEENGKPEASCANVNLRKRGEVFPQCS